One part of the Oncorhynchus clarkii lewisi isolate Uvic-CL-2024 chromosome 7, UVic_Ocla_1.0, whole genome shotgun sequence genome encodes these proteins:
- the LOC139414192 gene encoding pyruvate dehydrogenase [acetyl-transferring]-phosphatase 1, mitochondrial — protein sequence MVPPLCFQHLKQYWAIYRLRLIRKSCLTQVKLLGFDTRLCHSSRPPVDLIGINYPAETINGRKYRDNHQTSQMPLSKINHILKANEYSYKVNGYDGRNSVNSILGLYSNILASNALNEDRRSAATCLQSRGMLLGVFDGHAGYACAQAVSERLFYYIAVALLPVKTLMDIEDAVENERPVLPMLQWHKHPNDHTSRDSGKLYFNSLRTYWQERIDLEEDEDRDVQTALMNAFKRLDNDISLEAQVDFGDPFSHFTPLRVALSGCTACVVHVDGDDLHVANLGDSRAVLGVQEENGTWSAHTISNDHNAQNADELQRVLSEHPALEHKTVVKHDRLLGLLMPFRGFGDMKFKWSGEMLNRVYETRSDILSANEFKMLPPNYHTPPYLIAEPEVTIHTLRPKDKFLIMATDGLWELMHRQTVVQVIGEHLTGLHWQKPVSGLSFTLGQMHRLLQERKSRAIFALDDENSATHLIRHALGSDGFGTVDPRRLSKMLSLPQDLARMYRDDITIVVIHLNSANM from the coding sequence ATGGTACCTCCGCTTTGCTTTCAACACCTCAAACAATACTGGGCCATATACAGGTTAAGACTGATAAGGAAAAGctgcttgacccaagttaaattaCTTGGCTTCGATACTAGACTGTGTCATTCTTCCAGACCTCCAGTAGATTTGATCGGTATCAACTACCCAGCAGAAACAATCAATGGGAGAAAATACAGAGACAACCATCAGACCAGTCAGATGCCTCTTTCTAAAATAAACCACATCTTAAAAGCTAATGAGTACAGTTATAAAGTCAATGGATATGATGGACGAAACTCTGTTAACTCAATTTTAGGGTTATATAGTAACATCTTGGCATCAAATGCTCTGAATGAGGACCGCAGGAGTGCAGCGACTTGTCTCCAGAGTAGGGGAATGCTTTTGGGGGTTTTCGATGGACATGCAGGTTATGCGTGCGCCCAGGCAGTCAGTGAAAGGCTCTTCTACTACATTGCTGTGGCTCTACTCCCAGTGAAGACCTTAATGGACATTGAGGATGCAGTTGAGAATGAAAGGCCGGTGTTACCCATGCTACAGTGGCACAAGCACCCAAATGACCATACCAGCAGAGACTCTGGGAAGCTTTACTTCAACAGCCTTAGGACGTACTGGCAAGAGAGGATCGatctagaggaggatgaggacaggGACGTCCAAACGGCTTTGATGAATGCATTCAAGAGGTTGGACAATGACATTTCACTTGAGGCCCAGGTGGACTTTGGGGACCCCTTTTCCCACTTCACCCCTCTTCGGGTGGCTCTGTCAGGGTGCACAGCATGTGTCGTCCATGTGGATGGAGATGACCTGCATGTGGCCAACCTGGGGGATAGCAGGGCCGTGCTGGGAGTCCAAGAGGAGAACGGGACCTGGTCAGCACACACCATCAGTAACGACCACAATGCCCAAAACGCAGACGAGTTGCAGAGGGTTCTATCGGAGCACCCTGCGCTCGAACACAAGACGGTAGTCAAACACGACAGGCTACTGGGCCTCCTCATGCCCTTCAGAGGGTTCGGAGACATGAAGTTTAAATGGAGTGGTGAAATGTTGAACCGGGTGTATGAAACAAGATCAGACATCTTGTCGGCCAATGAGTTTAAGATGCTCCCACCTAACTACCACACCCCACCATATCTCATTGCTGAGCCAGAGGTGACAATCCACACACTGAGGCCAAAGGACAAGTTTCTGATCATGGCAACTGATGGACTATGGGAGCTGATGCACAGGCAAACTGTGGTGCAGGTCATAGGAGAACATCTGACTGGTCTACACTGGCAGAAACCTGTATCTGGGCTGTCTTTCACACTGGGACAGATGCACAGGTTGCTCCAGGAGAGGAAAAGCAGAGCCATTTTTGCTTTAGATGATGAGAACTCTGCAACACATCTGATCCGACATGCTTTAGGGAGTGATGGCTTTGGTACTGTAGACCCAAGGCGCTTGTCAAAAATGCTCAGCTTGCCTCAGGACCTGGCAAGGATGTACAGGGATGACATAACAATTGTTGTAATCCATTTAAATAGTGCCAACATGTAA